A segment of the Corylus avellana chromosome ca2, CavTom2PMs-1.0 genome:
TCCCGCCTGTCTTTGTTTCTTTGGTGTGTTGAATTTGACTTCTGTTATAATTACTCAATTCATGTATTGGTTTGGTTGGTGGTGTTTTCTGGATTTTATAGTGGAGATTTGTGATCATAAAGCATTTGTATTTGCTCATTTCTTAGGTTGGAAACAACTTGAATTGGCGTTATGCATTTTTTGGAGAGGCATTTTTGATGCTTCCATTTGCTGTTCTGGGTTTTGTGATGAAGCCTTTGCAATTGAAAGGTACTTGTTTTGGAGTGCATCATTTGTACTTACTGAGTTTTCATTGTCTGATcccatattatttatttttctttaaccTGTTATTTAACTTGCAACCGCAGGTTTTGCTCCTGTTGAATCAAAAAAAGCATCGACATCTATTGAAACTGTTTCTCCTGCAATTGAAGGTCTTGCATGTCTTGATGTTattataattatcatttttttctttctattttatatgTGAGTACTGCAGTTATGATTTGGTTTTGGCACCATTTTTGACATTgttcttaacttttttaaaactaaaattgtaCTATTAGTTATTATCATGCTTAGTTGAATAGTGGTCCTTAATAGTATGGAGTGACAGAATAattcttatcaaaaaagaaaaataaaggttCCTGTGTTGTTGACTTGATTTGTTTGGGAAAGCAATTACCAATTTTGCAGCTCTATTATTGTTTGGGATGACAAACCCTTTTGCACCATACGCTGATACACACTGCAATATATGTCTGAATTCAGGATACAAAATTCATTACACAGGCCTGCCTTGAAATCCTGCAGATTTAACAGATACAGGTGTAATATGCATCAATCCACAGTTTTGACCTAATTACACCTTAGACTTGACTATCATATGGATGAGTTCCCGCATCCCTCCCATTGATCCAAAAACAAGACATTTAAATGAATGAAGATTCAATTCAAGCACGAGCAGTGAGCTTCCATATCCAACACCCATATTTAGGCACTCGTACTTGATGGATAAACAAACTTAATCACTACCTTTCTTTGAAAATTGCCAATCTCATGTTCTCATTCGGTTACAGAATGCAAGGTTCTTCTGAGCACTTCGCCATCTCTCTGAACATGCATGGGCACTAAGAATACTATTGACAATGTCGTAAACTCTTTATTATCTTCTTTTCACAATTCCCTGCTACATTGGGATAAGATATTGCTCCTCAGTTCAAGCCTGATGTGAATCATGTTTCTAATTGAAGCCTGTCATTCTCACTTTTTGAAAAGGAGTCCATAATTCCTATTATTGTaatgctctatatatatagcttggACGTAATTGCAGGCAATTTTCTGGTGGTAATCATACATCTAGTCAATGCAATAAAGCCTCATGCCAACTATATTTAGTGCAATGCACAAAACCTCTTTTTGCTAGTCTACTCCCTGCAAGGCCATATAAGTTATAGTGTCatatgttctctctctctctctctctctctctctcttgtttccCATCTCTTGCTGATTACCACTCATGATTCTGGATATCACTAGAAGTTGACTTGATCTTTGCAACATAACTCAGTGCTTCTTGactctttaaatatttaaaatatgacTGGAATATAAACTGGTTCCCCAAAGTTTGTGTTTGATGTCAATTTGGTTCCTGTATTTCTAAATTAGTCAATTTATTCCGTTGATTCTCAGATTGCTTTCAGTGTAATCCTTTCATTCATATCCATTCTTTTAGTGTTACATAGGGTCAACATGATCACCAAAACAACAATGTGCTAGTGCCACTTTTCTGTTTCGTTCCATCCTTCTTTCCATTACGGCGTTTACCAGATGCTATTTGGTCCAAGACAGACACTTCCACCTCCACACTCCGTCAATCCCACTGTCTTCACTCCTAACCTCAGATACCCCCTTTCTCTTGTGTGAAAACCTGCATCTACACTCCATGAAACCTGACCGCACaatattgcaaaaaaattgatatgCTTTGATGTCCACATGTCCAATTAAATCAAGTCTTCTTCATGCAAGCACACTCTCTTACTAAACTTCATGGAACCCGAGAACACGAAGTTCCCCATCTTATGACCCAGAGCTTGCATCACTGCTGCTTCATGCAAACAATTCTCTTACTGAACTCCATGAAACCTGGCCAGACCAAGCCCCCATCACTTAAACCCACCTTAAAGCAAGTCCAATTCCCCTAATCACCATCATTATCTCTTGCAAGCCTACCATCTGAGAAATTTTTAAGACCTCAATTCTagcaatttctctttttgataagtaataaaaaaatatcattaaaagcgtaagtatacaaaaggaaacacTTAACTAGAATTAGCTCTAGCAATTTCTCTACTCATAGAAAAGCAGAGGCAAGGGGTTTTCTTGGTGTTTTGTTTATGGGTAAGCTTggttttgagttattttgttGAGCCTTAGTGTTTGAGGGCCATGAGAAGTTGAGATTAGGAATTGAGGTGATTAGATGTCATGGTTTCCATGGAGACTTATTCAAAAAATGGAGCTGGAGGCTGAGACCCACGCATTTGGTTCTTTGATTGTGCTGGTTTTTGAACGTTGAATGAGGGGCTGGAGTTGATAGTTGTGGAAGAGAAGTTGTAGAGGTGAAATAGGAGAGCGCAGCATGGGATTGACACCTAGCTGGATAAAGAGCATAAGAGTTATGCATCTATTTGGCCATATCTGCTTCATCTCtccctcctctttctttttattaaaaaaaaaaaatcatcaaactgGCATCCTATAGATGTCAAGTGTAGTCTTGTGTCACACTACCGGGACTCATGTTGACAGACATGGATGGAATGTCTACATTGAATGCGACTTAGAAGTCCAATGAGTAAGCTGATCAATTTAAATTAGAGGGACCAAACTGACACTACACATGAACTTGAAGGGACCAActttaactttaaatttttcgATCATAGAACTGTTTATTAtttgcttcttttgatttaagGCTTCTTTCACCAAGTATTAATTAGTTCCCAATTGTAGATTCAAAGGTCTCAGATATAAATGGTTGTGTTGTCGCTCGAGATGAAGGTATTGGTGCTCAAGCCTCTAGTGAAGCTTCCAAGTAAGTCGCTCTTGCATCTGTgcttctctctgtctcttttatgttttcatATGATTGAACATGTAATGGCGGTTGCTAATGATGAGCAAAATCAAATGATGACAATTTTGGAAAACATATATAGATAGTGAATGGTGAAGAGTCTCATTGTCAAAGCACCTTATATTTAGCTTTTCTTTTGTGGATAGTTGACAGAGGTGCTAAAAATCAAAACTTTCTGTGCAAGTTTAAAAACGATAATTGACTTGCTAGTGCCCCTttagaaaagaaacaaacaacaGTACCTCTGTACCTTCCCAAATAGGAACAACCTAACACTTCATTTGCACATCTCATATACTATAATAGTGAAGTATGAATCTGGTGTCACTACTTTTAACATTATTGTACGTATCTGGTTATGGATCACCATTTTGACAACTGTGATTGAGCCTAATTGGTTTATGTTTTGCTTGGGATTGTGCTAATAAGGTGGTTCATGGCAACGCAGgatgcatatttgttttttccatTGCCATGCTTAGTCAACTATCGCAGTGGATTGGAGTTTTTCCATGTTCCATTTGTTTGTGTAGTAACCCAATTGATGTCTTTTGATACCTCGTAGAATGTTTTTGCAAAGAGAAATTATTATATGCGTctcatctccttttttttttactatccTCCTCTATCTGATTGTCTCTTCTCCTTTGTATTTCAGGTCAAGGGGTGCATTCAATATTTTGAATCAGTTATCTAGATTTTGGAAAGACATGAAAGTGCTTTTGCTTGATAAAGTCTATGTTGTGAATGTTTTAGGTACTTTCCCATCTCagttttttcttcattaagatacAAACTTGGAAAAGTATCAATTCAAAATCTTACAATTTTGATTGATCTTGATGATAACCTTTTTGTATGCATGTCTATATATTCCTGAATTCTTTTCATACGGATATGAAAATGTGATCATTTTTGTCATCATATTCTTTGTTAGTTTCATTCTAGAGTCTCTAATGGAATGGTGACCTTCAGGTTACTTATCATATATTCTAAATATCTTCCATTTGGTTGGCAGGTTACATATCATACAACTTTGTTATTGGAGCATACTCATACTGGGGACCAAAGGCTGGTTATAACATTTATCATATGGTATCGTTTGTTATCTTTTCATTTGACATTTTTTGCCTGTTAGCAAACACCTTTTCTTGTTGCAAACCTCATTTACTTTAgatgaaaaatacaattttagcCTTTAATCGTAATGGTTGCCCTCTGGTTAATCGAAACTTTTTGCAGAATAATGCAGATTTGTTGTTTGGAGGGATCACAATTGTTTGTGGAATCTTTGGGACGTTATCTGGAGGTCGCATCCTGGATTACATGAGTGCCACAATCTCTAATGCATTTAGGGTGAGTTATGTTGCATCTGTGGGTTATGTAATGAATGGCTCTTGAAGTGCATAATCATATATTCTCAACTATCCTAGCTGTTGAATATAGTTTAGTTTTGAGTTTGTACTACTTGCGAATTACAAGACATTATTCAACCTTTATAGAAGTTCACTTGTACCAATGGAAGCGATTTTCGATGTTACCTAAATGCTTGGACTTTCTGTTTGAATGATTTACACGTGATTTACTTAAGACATTTTTTTCAATGCAATAAAAACAGTTTTGGAAAAGCTTTACGATTTTCCCCAAAATCTCACtgagttgcttttttttttttttttgggaaaattacagtttaccccttcaaagttgacagtgtttttcaatttgaacaccaaagtttcaatttttgcaatccgcccatccaaagttttaaatttttgcaatttgaccaattgtatccaaaacttcccatattgcccataatttttattttatttttattttttataaaaaataaaaaaataaaaaaataaattcggggtggctctttggccatcttgccatttttgcactcccaaatttgtttgtttgtttgttttttttttttttttcataaaaaataaaaattaggggcaatatgagaattttgggataatattggtcgaattgaaaaaaattggaactttgtgggggtgggttgcaaaaattgaaactttggtgttcgaattgaaaaacgttgtcaactttgggagggtaaactgtaattttccttttttttttttttttttttcatatcatatAATTGCTTTACACGCATGCACATGCATACATACACACATACGTGCTGTATTTTAGAGCAGCTAAATTTTGTTGGTCTCTTACCTAGCATTtcctattcttttattttatttgtattagtGGTCaacttatcaacaaaaaaattgtatttgcGGTCatgtacaaaattatgagtttCCAATTGATGTTCAATAATCCTCTGTTAAAGGTTTGTCTCCTGCTTCTGcttatatttctattttgaaaTAAGTTTAGTTTCAGCAAATTTTATTGTgatatttcatttatttataatcTTCGGAGTAATACATACTACAGATGAAGAGGCCAAGTTTACACTGAAGTTTATTTTTATCCCTTCTTTCCATATTTATATACCTGCACTGATTGGATGTTTTATCATCAGCAGTTTGTTATAGATATGGAACCTGTATTGTGTCTTTAATTTCAGAATAGTCTGACAATAACTCATTTGCTGTTTATCATTTTCTAAATATTCCTCTACTCCTGTAACAGCTTCTTTCTGCAGCAACATTACTAGGTGCAATGTTTTGCTTCAGTGCCTTTTGTTTTAGAAGCTTGTATGGTTTTGTAGCCCTTTTCTCAGTGGGTGAGATACTTGTCTTTGCTACACAGGTAAGTTTATCATGTTGTGAGTTGGGTTAAAAATTTGATTTACtgtcatattttattaacaTTATAACTTTGCTTTTGCAGGCTCCTGTTAATTATGTGTGTCTCCGTTGTGTCAAACCAAGTCTGAGGCCATTGTCTATGGCTATCTCGACTGTTTCAATCCACATCTTTGGTGATGTGCCTTCCGCACCTCTTGTTGGGATCCTTCAGGTGGGTCATAGAATCCCTCTTGATTCATATATTTGAGGAAGGGGAGAGTAATATTATTGATATTAGGTTGTCTCCTTCACATGCATAAACTGTtccaatatataattaaataatatatattcaattaCTTCTATGATTTGTTTTGTGATGAAAAGAATAGCATGTTCCAATATGGACAGATAATCTTGCCActgcatttttttcctttaactaGCCGTAATTAAATTTAGTGTTTGACAAAATCAACTTCCAGATATGGTATTAGTAGGAAGAGCATTAGGTTGATTATTCATATCAAATCTGcaattcttttaaaatcacgAAAAGTTACTCTCAGGGTGCTTAAGAGCTGATGCTATATTGACATTCTCTACTGTCCCATAAGCCATGTGCATGTGTGGGCAGAATATTGAGGCAAGGATGGCTGAGTGGAGGTTTTAGATATTATGAGGTTATAAATGGCCTCATTGAAATTCTTTGCCCTGTAAACCTGGTTAAAGTAGGATGTTTGTGCCCCGATCATGGAAAACGTAAAACATGTACTCCAACCAAACTTGTAGTTTTATAAACAGTGTTCAGGAAAACTCAAGgcacttcttttttatttcaagtaaaaaaGGTTTTGGAGGTTTCTCTGTTAAATCCCACAATATTGAATGCCAACCTTGTTCCTGTATAAATGATATTTGCATGCTTTTTGTTAAGATGCTGAAATTATTCTTTGTACTAAACCATAGTCACTGTTTGAAATTGGTTTTATAAACAGTGGTCAGGAAAATTCAAGgcacttcttttttatttcaagtaaaaaaGGTTGTGGAGGTTTCTCTGTTAAATCCCACATTATTGATGCCAAACTTGGTACTGTATAAATGATAATAACTCTGAGATTTGCATGTTTTTTGTTAAGATGCTGAGATTATTCTTTGTACTAAACCATTATAGTCGCTGTTTGAAAATGCACATGCAATTCCTTTCTTTGTGAAGTGATAAAGCTTCTAATTTGGTTTCCTTGCCTGCTTTGGGTCCTTTGTTTTTATACGGGTCTTCACTTCACATCTATTTTTTGATGGTGCTATTTTGGCTTTGGTAAATGTCATACACAGGATCATGTTAACAATTGGAGGGAAACATCACTTATTCTGACATCTGTTCTGTTTATCGCTGCTGGAATATGGTTTATAGGTGAGTGACAGAACTCAGTTAAATTGTTTTatagatgttttgataaattattttatctaCCTTTGACTTTAATTTAGGCATCCAATATTGTGTTTTTGAAACCTTTTCAAGTGAACTCAAATTTAGaacaattaaagaaagaaactcAAAATTTACAATACATCCTTGATATTGTGCCATCATCGATACCTCTTTCAAGCATTGATTAGTTATTATCAGGTGCTGCAGTGTTTCTTTTCTCCTTCATAACAGCTTCCTTAGCTATTAACACCCCTGGCTCGTTGTAAAGTATCTTCATTCCTTGTTTCACTATGGATATAGACTAAAACTTCTCAAGTCTAGACATAGTTTTGTGGCTTCATGCACAAGTCATTCTGCTGAACTGCTAAGAAAGATAAGACGTGCATCCTAGTGATGTTGTGATGAGTGGAAATGAAAGGCAATGAAACTTGCTTAATTTGTTCATCATATACTGAAAATGTGTCCAATGAAAATTGGATTGCTTTTACAGGGATCTTCCTGAACAGTGTGGACATGTCTGCTGAAGAAGGTGAAAATCACATCTCCACGGTTGAGAAGACCACCATGAAGCCATTGCTGGCAGAGAACAGAAATGAGATGCTAGATGACTCTAGCGAAGCATAAGTTTCTATAATGCTATTTTGAAACTATGCTTTTCACTTGCTTTAGCCCCTACAGTAGCCTTCCGCTTGCTTCCTCCCGAATGCAATgcaaaatttgataatttacttGCATGTCTTTTGACTGGTGATTTGAGGTGGAAATATACAGCATTCTTCTGGGTTTTTTAAGGTGCTCTTCCAGATTGGTAACCTGATAGTTGGACAAAGGTGAGCAGCTACCCTCTCTCTGGTTCATGTCTTCTAAGCCTAGAATTCTTCAAGGAATGACTTTGAGGAAGGGTAACTCCAACCTCTTAACAGTAAATCTgacccctcaaaaaaaaaaaaaaaactactataTTAATCTTCAAAAGTGTCTGGTGCTGTCACATCGTATATGGATGAAAAGTGTTAGGTTGCCACTTGGGTAAAATTGCTGTCCACATTTGTATATAGAAGAtttgtgaaatatatttatatttccaCATTGAATCAGTCAGAAAACAAGCAGGTAAATGTCAAAGTCGAGCATTGCTATTTGTTTTTCAGAGATAGTGTTGATATCAAAAACTTGTATTCACAGAACGATTTTCTACTGTATAGTCTTCAAACAATTATgtaaatatcaattattactGACAATTCTATACAATATAAGAAGTGTGTTTTGTGTTCTTCCTAAATTCTGTTCATATACACATCAAGCAAATGGAAATCGCTTCCTTACACAtgctttctccctctctctaaaTCAGAATCACAAGAGACTTGGCGTAATTTATAAGTGCaatgcatttttcaaaaaaaaaaaaaaaaaaaaattataagtgcAATGCAATAAACATACACAAccaaaaatcttttattttcaccTCTTTTCCCACCTGAAAGATTATAGCGAtacaccaccaaaaaaaaacccactgGGATTGTAGAGAGACAATTGGAGCTGTATGGTCTACGACTACGACGGTGGGTTTTCACTCCTCTAATATTAAATTGATCATTTATGGCAACAACCCTACAGATATGTTTAACAAATATGTTAATTAATCTTGTGTCTGGTGTCCTGGGGACCTTTCCTTAATTACACGCAGCTTCCTTGAGAGATAGGTGTGATAATTAAATAGGGAATAAGGACCCATCGAGTCATCGGCCATCGACCATCGTGACGGTTCCAGATATTTGGTCCACACTGCTATCGTATCTGATTCGATGACAGTCAATATAGGATAATCGCAGTTTTGTTGCATCCCATTAAGCTGCCGATTTGGGTTTGGTGTAATTGATTGCGAATCGGGGCAATTCACCCGACCCCAACCCATCGGTAAGTTTGGAATTTATGATTGAAAATGAGACTTTTACTCAATattcgccttttttttttaatctgatttGCATTCCTCTTAATTGTAACTTTACGGCATTTGTACGCAGATGTTCGATTGTGACTTTACTTACCGCTTTCTAGTACTTGGTTTCCCTGAATTAATATCTATCtactaaaaaggaaaaatacttattattattattaattatgacATCTAGCGTCAGTAACACTCAAGAAGACTTTCCAAAACTTGATGTTGATTTGATACATAATTGATAAAGGATTTTAGAATTAAACCATTATTACAACTCTTTGACGCGATAATTCATatgtcacatattaaaaatgttgattgaaaattgagtatattCTTATAGGATTCTTAttctttatgttgtaaaaaagctttgaaccaaaaattatattttgattttctaaataataagcATTTCTTCAatagtgaaaaaaaagaaagcattttgaTGCTTAGAAAttgtaatttgagaattttcaatttatctCTTGATCCTAAATGTTACTATCATATGACATCATAgcataataattataaaaaaaaaactactaaatATACTTTTGCATATAATATATACACCATGCACCCACGATCACGAGCTGTAATACGTGATGCACCACTAAAAACCTAGTCACGACTCACGCAAAAGGTCCAAACTTTTGTCCCAATCCAAAAGTCACCACAAATCACTATCCCCAAAAGGTGAAAATCATTACCCAACGCCAACCAACACCGTTTCGCTAACAACAACAATTTTCCGACAACACCCTCACGTCCccacaaaattccaaaaaaccCCACCTCTTGTCCCATTAAGAAGGCAAACTAACGGTCACGATCATGCTATGACGGTATGACCCTCCACCTCGCCTGCTCTTCTTCCTCCTTCACTGCCCGCTTTTAAATGGAGCCTATCACATACTCACAGTACATTTGCAGTACTATACAACCTATAACAcacgatctctctctctcccttacGCGCTTCCACGTCGTTTCTTTAACGTAATTTCTcgggtttttgaattttggatttttgCACTTAAATTTGCTCTTACAGAAAGAAAAcgttttccaaatttcttgaGCTAATGGCTTCTTGGGGACTGGGGAGCTCCACGCAATGTGCTTGAGAAATCAGTGTTCTTGTTCGTTGTGATTTTCTGAGATTAAAGCTTCTTGTTCTTTGTGATTTTCTGAGATTAAAGCTTTGTACtgaatctttcttctttttttctttttttttttattatttatttttttatattttaaatcaGTGTTTTAGTTTTGCTGCAATGTGATTTTTTCAAATACGAATTTAGGGTTAAGTTTGTAAAGAAAGAATGCGATTCTTCCAGTATCAGATTTAGGCCTGTAAAAAGTTATTCAAACGAATTTTAAGCAAAGTTAGATCCAAATAGTCGCTAAGCAAGTGGTACTTTGCAAATCAATGTTGGTCAAACATGCCAAGCATTAGAGCTCCAGCTGCGAAGAAAACCACGACCCTTACGGTTAGTCTTTCTTTCTATGTCAATCAGAAACCATTGCATTGCATTATTGTTTTTGTCACAACCTTCTTTCTTGATTGATAGTCTCTGATCAATTTTCGCCACAGGTTGCCGTAAAATGTAGGCCGTTAACGGAGAGAGAACGGGGCCGTGACATTGTCCGAGTGATCGAC
Coding sequences within it:
- the LOC132170568 gene encoding probable sphingolipid transporter spinster homolog 2, producing MARSTIKDSAPTPSWFTPKRLLMIFCVINMINYVDRGAIASNGVNGSLGTCTESGICTSGSGIQGDFNLNNFQDGVLSSAFMVGLLVASPIFASLAKSYNPFRLIGVGLSVWTIAAAGCGGSFDFWSIAICRMLVGVGEASFISLAAPFIDDNAPAAQKTTWLATFYMCIPTGVALGYVYGGLVGNNLNWRYAFFGEAFLMLPFAVLGFVMKPLQLKGFAPVESKKASTSIETVSPAIEDSKVSDINGCVVARDEGIGAQASSEASKSRGAFNILNQLSRFWKDMKVLLLDKVYVVNVLGYISYNFVIGAYSYWGPKAGYNIYHMNNADLLFGGITIVCGIFGTLSGGRILDYMSATISNAFRLLSAATLLGAMFCFSAFCFRSLYGFVALFSVGEILVFATQAPVNYVCLRCVKPSLRPLSMAISTVSIHIFGDVPSAPLVGILQDHVNNWRETSLILTSVLFIAAGIWFIGIFLNSVDMSAEEGENHISTVEKTTMKPLLAENRNEMLDDSSEA